The sequence TACGTACTCAGGCCTCTGAAAATTATGATAAGGCTGACCCAGCAGCTATTAAAGATCATTTAAGTGCTTCAAGTAGATTGGGAACACAAATGGGGAAATTAATGATTAATATGGAGGATTACCCAGATTTAAAATCTAATGAAACTATGATCCAAGCACAACAAACTTACAATGAAGTAGAGGCACAGATTGCAGCTGCTCGTAGATTCTACAACTCTTCAGTTACAGAACTAAATAATACAATAGAAATTTTCCCGGGGAATTTGTTGGCAGGGATAGCAAATTCTAAAAGTATGCCTTTCTTTGAGGCTGATGAAGCAGTTGTAGAACCAATTAACGCAACAGATTATTTTAAATAAACTGAGTATAAAAATATTGATTATAAGGAATCATATGGTACATAAAGTGATTATAACAATACTAATAACTTTTTGGTTTATATTGCCAGAATTGATGTTTCGATTCGAAGTGCCTTTAAATATAGTGAACTATTATGAAATGGTTTTAAACTATGGATTCTTGTTAGTGATTTTTTCTGTCGTACCTTCTCTAGCATATGTAATTTTGACATACATTGGTACAAGATTTCAGCGTAAGGCCAATTTATCGTTTGCTATGAAATTTAAAGAAGCAAGGAAAAATCATATACCTTTAACTTCTATGTACATAGCTTAT is a genomic window of SAR202 cluster bacterium containing:
- a CDS encoding LemA family protein; the encoded protein is MMEIIIGLVVAVLIVFVLYNLYAKIITRRNRALEALAGIDIQLTQRFELIPNILTMASKFMEHEKELFTSVTELRTQASENYDKADPAAIKDHLSASSRLGTQMGKLMINMEDYPDLKSNETMIQAQQTYNEVEAQIAAARRFYNSSVTELNNTIEIFPGNLLAGIANSKSMPFFEADEAVVEPINATDYFK